One genomic region from Skermania piniformis encodes:
- a CDS encoding lipase family protein, which produces MTVTAGLLGAALVSIVMPTNPATAQPNSASSWEIVEPAPPPDDFYELPADLASYRPGAVIRSRPVQLAAPPARVTTWQLLYRSTGMSGAPAAAVTTLLVPLDPPGPHRLLSYQAAVDSTVRTCAPSYTLLHGESADSTEPAPIETPSVDRMFAAAGLAQGWTVAIPDHGGIDNRFLTPRQPGWAVLDGIRAAAAFAPAGLAGTDTPVALWGYSGGAIASSWAVEEQPGYAPELNIVGAAIGAPVRDLPAALRSVDGALLGGLIPVGLGAISKDSAEFARTVAGYLTPDGQARVAETRRHCVQQNLTSNPWSRLDQLLRVPVEQALADPVIARELAARGISGRSPTAPVYLYNGVNEEVAPIAATDRLADSYCRGGTPVAYRREELPPALPPQTFTTHGAVYAAATPAAFAWLKQRMTPGAAPMVGCDIQSLPSTSATPEGAAEFGSFLADALPGAVNPGR; this is translated from the coding sequence ATGACGGTGACGGCCGGACTGCTCGGCGCAGCATTGGTCTCGATCGTCATGCCGACGAATCCGGCTACTGCGCAACCGAACTCGGCGTCATCGTGGGAGATCGTCGAGCCGGCGCCACCACCGGACGACTTCTACGAGCTACCGGCCGACCTGGCGAGCTACCGGCCCGGCGCCGTGATCCGCAGTCGTCCCGTGCAGCTGGCCGCGCCGCCGGCCCGGGTCACAACCTGGCAATTGCTCTACCGGAGCACCGGCATGTCCGGAGCGCCCGCGGCCGCGGTGACCACACTGTTGGTGCCACTCGATCCGCCGGGACCGCACCGGCTGCTGTCGTATCAGGCCGCCGTCGACTCGACCGTGCGGACCTGTGCACCGTCCTACACCCTGCTACACGGCGAATCGGCCGACTCGACCGAACCCGCGCCGATCGAGACACCGTCGGTGGACCGGATGTTCGCCGCGGCCGGGTTGGCACAGGGCTGGACGGTGGCGATACCGGACCATGGCGGAATCGACAATCGGTTCCTCACCCCACGCCAGCCGGGCTGGGCGGTGCTCGACGGTATCCGCGCAGCAGCGGCGTTCGCGCCGGCCGGACTCGCCGGCACCGACACACCGGTCGCGCTGTGGGGGTATTCGGGCGGCGCGATCGCGAGCAGTTGGGCCGTCGAAGAGCAGCCCGGCTACGCTCCGGAACTGAATATCGTCGGCGCCGCGATCGGCGCCCCGGTGCGGGATCTGCCGGCGGCCCTGCGGTCGGTCGACGGCGCGTTGCTCGGCGGCTTGATCCCGGTGGGTCTCGGCGCGATCAGCAAGGATTCCGCCGAGTTCGCCCGCACCGTGGCCGGCTACCTGACCCCGGACGGACAGGCCCGGGTGGCCGAAACCCGCCGGCATTGCGTCCAGCAGAACCTGACGAGCAACCCTTGGTCGCGCCTCGACCAGCTACTGCGCGTACCGGTGGAACAGGCGTTGGCCGACCCGGTGATCGCCCGCGAACTGGCTGCTCGAGGCATCAGCGGCCGCTCGCCGACCGCCCCGGTCTACCTCTACAACGGCGTGAACGAAGAGGTCGCACCGATCGCGGCCACCGATCGTTTGGCCGACTCGTACTGCCGGGGCGGTACCCCGGTCGCCTACCGGCGAGAGGAACTGCCGCCGGCGTTGCCACCGCAGACGTTCACCACCCATGGCGCGGTGTACGCGGCCGCCACCCCGGCAGCGTTCGCCTGGCTGAAACAACGCATGACGCCCGGCGCAGCGCCGATGGTCGGCTGCGATATCCAAAGCCTGCCGAGCACATCGGCGACGCCGGAGGGCGCCGCCGAGTTCGGCTCGTTCCTGGCGGACGCCCTGCCCGGCGCGGTAAACCCCGGTCGCTGA
- a CDS encoding Zn-ribbon domain-containing OB-fold protein, with the protein MPETTDARPAIDGWWSTDDADDVHLIGGKCPQCATYVFPPREHTCPNPACESDTLELVPMSQRGTVWSYTENHYAPPPPFPAADPFRPYAIAAVQLAEEGLIVLGKVVEGTGVDQLRVGATMELTVERLYTDDAGTDRTVYAWRLA; encoded by the coding sequence ATGCCAGAGACGACGGACGCGCGCCCCGCGATCGACGGATGGTGGAGCACCGACGATGCCGACGACGTACATCTGATCGGCGGCAAATGCCCGCAGTGCGCCACCTACGTCTTTCCTCCGCGAGAGCACACCTGCCCCAACCCGGCTTGCGAGAGCGACACCTTGGAGCTGGTACCGATGTCGCAGCGGGGAACGGTCTGGAGCTACACCGAGAACCACTACGCTCCCCCGCCGCCGTTCCCGGCAGCCGATCCGTTTCGGCCTTACGCGATCGCAGCGGTGCAGCTGGCCGAAGAGGGATTGATCGTGCTCGGTAAGGTCGTCGAAGGCACCGGCGTCGACCAGCTGCGGGTCGGCGCCACGATGGAGCTGACCGTCGAACGGCTCTACACCGACGACGCCGGCACCGACCGCACCGTCTACGCCTGGCGGTTGGCATGA
- a CDS encoding lipid-transfer protein, whose product MSPDPIYILGAGMHPWGKWGRDFTEYGVAAARAALTDANLDWRQIQLVAGADTIRNGYPGFIAGSTFAQKLGWNGVPVSSSYAACASGSQALQSARAHILAGFCDVALVIGADTTPKGFFAPVGGERRNDPDWQRFHLIGATNPVYFALLARRRMDLYGATLADFAQVKVKNARHGRHNSNARYRKEVTVEDVLASPTVADPLRLLDICATSDGAAALIVASKDFAQRHLGSVDRVPSVRAVSTVTPQYPQHLPELPDIATDSTAVVAEPERTFKDQILDAAYAEAGIGPDDVRVAEVYDLSTALELDWYEHLGLCRRGEAEHLLRSGATTLGGRVPVNPSGGLACFGEAIPAQAIAQVCELTWQLRGQAGERQVENANVGVTANQGLFGHGSSVIVAT is encoded by the coding sequence ATGAGCCCGGACCCGATCTATATCCTCGGCGCCGGCATGCACCCGTGGGGCAAGTGGGGCCGCGACTTCACCGAGTACGGCGTCGCTGCCGCACGCGCCGCGCTCACCGACGCGAACCTCGATTGGCGCCAGATTCAGCTGGTCGCCGGAGCGGACACGATCCGCAACGGATATCCGGGCTTCATCGCCGGGTCGACGTTCGCCCAGAAGCTGGGGTGGAACGGCGTGCCGGTCTCGTCCAGTTACGCCGCCTGTGCGTCGGGATCGCAGGCACTGCAGTCGGCGCGGGCACACATCCTCGCAGGGTTCTGCGATGTCGCGTTGGTGATCGGCGCCGACACCACACCCAAGGGCTTCTTCGCGCCGGTCGGCGGCGAACGCCGCAACGATCCGGACTGGCAGCGATTCCACCTGATCGGCGCGACCAACCCGGTGTACTTCGCCTTGCTGGCCCGCCGCCGGATGGATCTCTACGGCGCAACGTTGGCAGACTTCGCGCAGGTCAAGGTGAAAAACGCCCGCCATGGCCGGCACAACTCGAACGCTCGCTACCGCAAAGAAGTGACGGTCGAGGATGTACTGGCCAGCCCGACCGTCGCCGACCCGTTGCGCTTGCTGGACATCTGCGCCACCTCCGACGGTGCCGCAGCGTTGATCGTGGCGAGTAAAGACTTCGCGCAACGCCATCTGGGCTCGGTCGATCGCGTACCGTCGGTCCGCGCGGTGTCCACCGTGACGCCGCAGTACCCGCAGCATCTGCCGGAGCTGCCGGACATCGCCACCGACTCGACTGCCGTGGTGGCGGAGCCGGAGCGGACGTTCAAAGATCAGATCCTCGACGCAGCCTATGCCGAGGCCGGGATCGGACCGGACGATGTCCGGGTCGCCGAGGTCTACGACCTGTCGACGGCGTTGGAGCTGGACTGGTACGAACATCTCGGGTTGTGCCGGCGTGGCGAAGCCGAGCACCTGCTGCGCAGCGGGGCGACGACGCTCGGCGGCCGGGTACCGGTGAACCCCTCCGGCGGTCTGGCCTGCTTCGGTGAAGCGATCCCGGCACAGGCGATCGCCCAGGTCTGCGAGCTGACCTGGCAACTGCGCGGGCAAGCCGGTGAACGCCAGGTGGAAAATGCCAACGTCGGAGTCACCGCCAACCAGGGCTTGTTCGGCCACGGCTCCTCGGTGATCGTCGCTACCTGA
- a CDS encoding HNH endonuclease signature motif containing protein produces MTAVSAFTPGNGFGTGSARMVLAGLRAARAEAERVAVQQAELTVDWCRWHAPTGDTDADRFGIGWVTPGGPGSPEVDEAAVAELSTALRHSTDSGMSYVGAVLEVCYRLPRLWERVKAGQTPWWRARRIADATIGLSPEAAAFVDERLAAYAGTVSWAQLDRLVDEARILADPEAAEQELNADTRKVDIDTRTVSLTGTVRIEGELDLTDAVDLNHALADIAEDLAACGSTDSLDARRSTALGELARRQPGLPFDAAEPTEKVTAEPAIEHGEPQPELSREQEPVSTRQDRAAAIPPALRRRPRDVQLHVHISMDQLTGPGGVLGRVDSSSPTPVSIDAIRAWCGSPDAKVTVRPVLDLAGHVQTDAYQIPDRLREQVVQTSSTCVFPYCNRPARSCDLDHTHPHDRGGPTNSDNLAPLCRKHHRLKGNRGWHYQRHTRGAYLWTTPAGGTYLRDGTGTTDLTPPGKPPPRPPDSPVLHRPGRPPPTPDDEPPPF; encoded by the coding sequence ATGACCGCAGTCAGTGCTTTTACTCCCGGAAACGGGTTTGGTACCGGTTCTGCGCGGATGGTGTTGGCGGGGTTGCGGGCGGCACGGGCCGAGGCGGAGCGGGTCGCGGTGCAGCAGGCCGAGTTGACCGTCGACTGGTGTCGCTGGCACGCGCCGACCGGTGACACCGACGCTGACCGGTTCGGGATCGGCTGGGTGACGCCGGGTGGACCCGGTTCGCCGGAGGTCGACGAGGCGGCGGTTGCCGAGCTCTCGACCGCGTTGCGGCATTCGACCGATTCGGGGATGTCGTATGTCGGGGCGGTGCTCGAAGTTTGTTATCGGTTGCCCCGTCTCTGGGAACGCGTCAAGGCCGGGCAGACACCATGGTGGCGGGCCCGGCGGATCGCCGATGCCACTATCGGCTTGTCGCCGGAAGCGGCCGCGTTCGTCGATGAGCGGCTCGCGGCGTACGCGGGGACGGTGTCGTGGGCGCAGTTGGATCGGCTCGTCGACGAAGCTCGCATCCTCGCCGACCCCGAAGCTGCGGAGCAGGAATTGAATGCCGATACCCGGAAGGTGGACATCGACACCCGCACCGTCAGTCTGACCGGCACGGTCCGGATCGAGGGCGAGTTGGACCTGACCGATGCCGTGGACCTGAACCACGCCCTCGCCGATATCGCCGAGGATCTCGCGGCGTGTGGCAGCACCGACAGCCTGGATGCGCGGCGCTCGACCGCGCTGGGTGAACTCGCCCGCCGGCAACCCGGATTGCCGTTCGACGCAGCAGAACCCACCGAGAAGGTGACCGCGGAGCCGGCGATCGAACATGGCGAGCCCCAACCTGAGCTGTCGCGCGAGCAGGAACCGGTCTCGACCCGGCAGGACAGGGCTGCTGCGATACCGCCCGCCCTGCGCCGCCGGCCGCGTGATGTTCAGTTGCATGTGCACATCAGCATGGACCAGCTCACCGGTCCCGGCGGAGTGCTCGGCCGGGTCGACTCTTCGTCACCTACCCCGGTCAGCATCGACGCGATCCGCGCTTGGTGCGGCAGCCCGGACGCGAAAGTGACCGTCCGCCCGGTGCTGGACCTGGCCGGGCACGTCCAGACCGATGCGTATCAGATCCCGGACCGGCTGCGCGAACAGGTCGTGCAGACCAGCAGCACGTGTGTGTTCCCGTACTGCAACCGGCCCGCCCGCAGCTGCGACCTCGACCACACCCACCCGCATGACCGGGGCGGACCGACCAATAGCGACAACCTCGCCCCACTCTGCCGAAAACACCACCGGCTCAAAGGAAACCGCGGCTGGCACTACCAACGGCACACCCGCGGTGCTTATCTCTGGACCACGCCGGCCGGCGGAACCTACCTGCGCGACGGCACCGGCACCACCGACCTCACCCCACCCGGCAAACCCCCACCCCGGCCACCGGATTCTCCGGTGCTCCATCGACCGGGTCGTCCGCCGCCCACACCGGACGACGAACCCCCACCCTTCTGA